The proteins below come from a single Chryseobacterium nepalense genomic window:
- a CDS encoding GxxExxY protein has product MTENELSYKIIGAALEVHRNLGVGLLENAYETALFYEIKKLGIKVDKQVCLPLQYKEIFIEKAYRIDLIVENKVIVEIKSVLEMHPIFYSQVLTYLKLTNLKLGLLFNFNTTLIKDGIHRIVNKL; this is encoded by the coding sequence ATGACAGAAAACGAATTGTCCTATAAAATTATAGGCGCAGCTTTAGAGGTTCATCGAAATTTAGGAGTAGGCTTATTGGAAAATGCTTATGAAACAGCACTGTTTTACGAAATTAAAAAACTGGGAATTAAAGTAGATAAACAGGTTTGTTTACCTCTCCAATATAAAGAAATATTTATTGAAAAAGCATACAGAATTGATTTAATTGTCGAAAATAAAGTGATTGTGGAAATTAAATCGGTTTTAGAGATGCATCCTATTTTTTATTCTCAAGTATTAACCTATTTAAAACTGACAAATTTGAAATTAGGACTCCTTTTTAATTTCAATACAACACTTATTAAAGATGGCATCCATCGAATAGTAAATAAATTATAA
- a CDS encoding copper homeostasis protein CutC → MSKIEIACFNPESAIIAFENGADRIELCDGLSEGGTTPDFKTVQQLRGKINIPMFVMIRPRGGDFTYTDEEFEQMKSDLIHLKSLRADGFVFGILDENDEVNIQQNRALVELASPYPCTFHRAFDRAKDLENSLEKIIDCGFKTILTSGQKANVLEGKENLKKLVELSNGRIEILVGGGLRSSNIEEIREFTKAGYFHSSAITDGGVFANSEEIIFLKNK, encoded by the coding sequence ATGTCAAAAATAGAAATAGCGTGCTTTAATCCCGAATCGGCAATAATCGCTTTTGAAAACGGAGCAGATAGAATAGAACTGTGCGATGGATTAAGCGAAGGCGGAACCACACCGGATTTTAAAACCGTACAGCAGCTTCGTGGAAAAATCAACATTCCGATGTTTGTAATGATTCGTCCTCGTGGTGGGGATTTTACTTATACAGATGAAGAGTTTGAGCAGATGAAATCAGATTTAATTCATTTAAAATCATTACGTGCAGACGGCTTTGTATTCGGAATTTTGGATGAAAATGATGAGGTTAATATTCAGCAAAATAGAGCTTTAGTTGAGCTGGCAAGTCCTTATCCCTGCACTTTTCACCGAGCTTTCGACCGTGCAAAAGATTTAGAAAATTCTCTGGAAAAAATAATTGATTGTGGTTTTAAAACCATTCTTACTTCCGGACAAAAAGCCAATGTCTTAGAAGGTAAAGAAAATCTTAAAAAGCTGGTAGAGTTATCCAACGGCAGAATTGAAATTCTTGTCGGTGGCGGACTTCGTTCTTCCAATATCGAAGAAATCCGTGAGTTTACTAAAGCCGGATATTTTCATTCTTCAGCAATTACCGATGGTGGTGTTTTTGCGAATTCTGAAGAGATAATTTTCTTGAAAAATAAATAA
- a CDS encoding isoaspartyl peptidase/L-asparaginase family protein → MQSRRKFLKKSAIASLALAASPLDVLAKDLPENNNTIINKPIVLSTWNFGLKANEEAWKILDKGGRALDAVEKGVRLVEDDPDERSVGYGGRPDRDGRVTLDACIMDENYNIGSVACLENIKNPISVARAVMEKTPHVMLVGDGALQFAVSQGFKKENILTPESEKEWKEWLKDSRYQPVVNIENHDTIGMIAMDAHGNLSGACTTSGMAFKMHGRVGDSPIIGAGLFVDNEVGAATATGHGEEVIRTVGTHLVVELMRQERTPQQACKEAVERIVQITKRRNKNLKDIQVGFIAINKKGEYGSYCIQDGFNFAVYDHKGNRLEKPGFALK, encoded by the coding sequence ATGCAAAGTAGAAGAAAGTTTCTGAAAAAATCGGCAATCGCTTCGCTGGCTTTAGCGGCAAGTCCATTGGATGTACTGGCTAAAGACCTTCCTGAAAACAACAATACAATAATTAACAAACCGATTGTTCTTTCCACCTGGAATTTTGGTTTGAAAGCCAATGAAGAAGCCTGGAAAATTTTAGATAAAGGAGGTAGGGCTTTGGATGCCGTAGAAAAAGGCGTCCGGCTTGTAGAGGATGATCCTGATGAAAGAAGCGTCGGTTACGGAGGCAGACCCGACAGAGACGGAAGGGTAACTCTGGATGCCTGCATCATGGATGAAAATTATAATATCGGCTCTGTGGCATGTCTTGAAAACATCAAAAATCCGATCTCTGTGGCAAGAGCAGTCATGGAAAAAACACCTCATGTAATGCTGGTAGGAGACGGAGCATTGCAGTTTGCCGTTTCACAGGGCTTTAAAAAAGAAAATATTCTTACTCCCGAATCAGAAAAAGAATGGAAAGAATGGCTCAAAGACAGCAGATATCAACCGGTTGTCAATATAGAAAATCACGATACTATCGGGATGATTGCGATGGATGCTCATGGAAATCTTTCCGGTGCCTGTACCACCAGTGGAATGGCTTTTAAAATGCATGGAAGAGTAGGAGATTCTCCGATTATAGGAGCGGGCTTGTTTGTAGATAATGAAGTCGGAGCAGCCACAGCGACAGGTCATGGCGAAGAAGTGATCCGAACGGTGGGAACACATCTGGTCGTAGAATTAATGAGACAGGAGAGAACTCCGCAACAGGCCTGTAAAGAAGCAGTGGAGAGAATTGTACAGATTACGAAGAGAAGAAATAAAAATCTGAAGGATATCCAAGTAGGTTTTATTGCCATTAATAAAAAGGGAGAATACGGCTCATACTGCATTCAGGATGGGTTTAATTTTGCTGTTTACGACCACAAAGGAAACCGCCTGGAAAAGCCGGGTTTTGCATTAAAATAA
- a CDS encoding MBL fold metallo-hydrolase, translated as MKIEQIYTGCLAQGAYYIVSNGEAAMIDPLRETQPYIDRLEKDNVKLKYIFETHFHADFVSGHLDLSRKTNAPIVYGPTAKPEFEAIIAEDNQIFEVGNIKIKVLHTPGHTLESSSFLLINENGKETALFSGDTLFLGDVGRPDLAQKAANMTQEELAGLLYESLYKKILPLDNDITVYPAHGAGSACGKNMQKETIDTLGNQKKTNYALNQEDKESFIKAVTEGLFPPPAYFGMNVAMNKKGYSSFDEVLSKGLQAFSPDEFEEIAEHSGALILDVRNNEDFAKGFVPQSINIGLNGDFAPWVGALIVDVKQPILLIAGQNEEEETVTRLSRVGFDNVLGFLKNGFEAWKKSGKETDYVNRISAQQFEKETKDKDATIIDVRKESEYNAEHVDQAFNKPLAYINEWIGSIGPAEHFYLHCAGGYRSMMAASILQARGYRKFSEIEGGFNAISQTEVPVSDFVCQSKVLK; from the coding sequence ATGAAAATAGAACAGATTTATACAGGATGTCTAGCTCAGGGAGCATATTATATCGTTTCTAATGGTGAAGCAGCAATGATAGATCCATTGAGAGAAACTCAGCCTTACATCGACCGGCTGGAAAAAGACAATGTTAAACTTAAATATATTTTTGAAACACACTTTCATGCAGATTTTGTAAGTGGACATCTGGATCTGAGCAGAAAAACAAATGCACCTATTGTTTACGGGCCGACCGCAAAACCTGAATTTGAAGCCATCATTGCAGAAGACAATCAGATTTTTGAGGTAGGAAATATTAAAATAAAAGTGCTGCATACTCCTGGTCACACCCTTGAAAGTTCATCTTTTCTGCTGATTAATGAGAATGGAAAAGAAACAGCTTTATTTAGCGGGGATACTTTGTTTTTAGGAGATGTTGGTCGTCCTGATTTAGCACAGAAAGCAGCAAATATGACACAGGAAGAATTGGCCGGGTTGTTATATGAAAGCCTGTACAAGAAAATTTTACCTTTAGACAATGATATTACCGTTTATCCGGCTCACGGAGCGGGTTCAGCCTGCGGAAAAAATATGCAGAAAGAAACAATAGATACATTGGGAAATCAAAAGAAAACCAATTATGCGCTGAACCAAGAGGATAAAGAAAGCTTTATAAAAGCAGTAACCGAAGGTCTTTTTCCGCCTCCGGCTTACTTCGGAATGAATGTGGCTATGAATAAAAAAGGATACAGCAGTTTTGACGAGGTCCTGTCAAAAGGTTTACAGGCTTTTTCTCCGGATGAATTTGAAGAAATCGCAGAACATTCCGGAGCGTTAATTTTAGATGTAAGAAATAATGAAGATTTCGCGAAAGGATTTGTTCCGCAATCAATCAATATTGGTCTGAATGGCGATTTTGCACCTTGGGTCGGAGCTTTGATAGTGGATGTAAAACAGCCGATCCTTCTTATCGCTGGTCAAAATGAAGAAGAGGAAACCGTGACCAGATTGAGCAGGGTAGGATTCGACAATGTTCTCGGATTTCTGAAAAATGGTTTTGAAGCGTGGAAAAAAAGCGGAAAGGAAACAGATTACGTTAACAGAATTTCAGCACAACAATTTGAAAAAGAAACCAAAGATAAAGATGCAACAATTATCGATGTCCGAAAAGAAAGCGAATATAATGCAGAACACGTCGATCAGGCATTTAATAAACCGCTAGCCTATATTAATGAATGGATCGGTTCAATTGGTCCGGCAGAACACTTTTATCTTCATTGCGCAGGAGGGTACAGAAGCATGATGGCAGCAAGTATTCTTCAGGCGAGAGGCTACAGAAAATTCAGTGAAATCGAAGGTGGATTTAATGCAATTTCCCAAACTGAGGTTCCTGTAAGTGATTTTGTGTGTCAGAGTAAAGTTTTAAAATAA
- a CDS encoding sulfite exporter TauE/SafE family protein produces MEIFGYIASVLIGISLGLIGGGGSILTVPVLVYIFGLDAFLATEYSLFIVGISSVVGSVSYFKKGLVNFKTAFIFGIPSIISIFLTRRYILPLIPDHVFTVDNFVVTKDILLLLIFAGLMMLASYKMIRKNTEYQPETDRGNNIILAAGEGSIVGILTGLLGAGGGFLIIPALVSLLKTPMKVAIGTSLVIISFNSLIGFFSSMHNVVIDWKFLTIISLIAVIGIIIGSRMSKKIEGKKLRPAFGWFILVMGIYIIIKEIFF; encoded by the coding sequence ATGGAAATTTTTGGATATATCGCATCGGTTCTAATAGGGATTTCATTGGGGTTAATCGGCGGTGGCGGAAGTATTCTTACGGTCCCCGTTCTGGTTTATATTTTTGGATTAGACGCTTTTCTGGCTACGGAATATTCACTTTTTATTGTAGGAATAAGCAGTGTTGTCGGTTCGGTTTCGTACTTCAAAAAAGGATTGGTAAATTTTAAAACAGCTTTTATTTTCGGAATTCCTTCAATTATTTCCATTTTTCTTACACGTCGTTATATTTTACCTTTAATTCCCGATCATGTATTTACAGTTGATAATTTTGTGGTGACAAAAGATATTTTACTACTGTTGATTTTTGCGGGATTAATGATGCTGGCTTCTTACAAGATGATAAGGAAAAATACAGAATATCAGCCTGAAACAGACCGTGGAAATAACATAATTCTCGCGGCCGGAGAAGGCTCAATCGTCGGAATCCTGACAGGTCTCCTGGGCGCAGGCGGCGGATTCCTGATTATTCCGGCTTTGGTCAGTCTTCTCAAAACCCCCATGAAAGTTGCTATCGGAACATCTCTTGTCATCATTTCATTCAACTCACTTATCGGTTTTTTCTCATCAATGCATAATGTTGTGATCGACTGGAAATTCCTGACAATCATATCATTAATTGCAGTTATAGGAATTATTATCGGTTCTCGGATGTCCAAAAAAATCGAAGGTAAAAAACTTAGACCTGCTTTCGGGTGGTTTATTCTCGTGATGGGAATCTATATTATCATAAAAGAAATTTTCTTTTAA
- a CDS encoding YeeE/YedE family protein has translation MVEIIKQPWPWYVAGPLIGLTVPALLILGNKSFGISSSLRHVCAACIPSDIKFFKYDWKKEMWNLFFVFGILLGGIIASRFLINPGEISVNAALKSELATYGITDYSNMVPVQLMNFAGLFTLKGFIIMVVGGFLVGFGTRYAGGCTSGHAIMGLSNLQWPSLIATICFMAGGFLMANVILPVILSL, from the coding sequence ATGGTAGAAATAATCAAACAACCCTGGCCATGGTATGTTGCTGGGCCGTTAATAGGACTTACCGTTCCGGCTTTACTTATTTTAGGTAATAAATCTTTCGGGATCAGTTCATCGCTGAGGCATGTCTGTGCAGCATGTATTCCTTCAGACATCAAGTTTTTCAAATACGACTGGAAAAAAGAGATGTGGAATCTATTTTTCGTTTTCGGAATTCTATTGGGAGGGATTATCGCTTCTCGATTTTTGATAAATCCGGGAGAAATTTCTGTCAATGCAGCTCTTAAATCCGAATTAGCAACTTACGGAATTACAGACTATAGCAATATGGTTCCGGTACAGCTCATGAATTTTGCCGGTCTTTTTACTCTGAAAGGTTTCATTATTATGGTTGTCGGCGGATTTCTGGTCGGTTTCGGGACGCGTTATGCGGGCGGATGTACCAGCGGACACGCCATTATGGGACTGTCTAATTTGCAGTGGCCATCCCTTATTGCAACAATATGTTTTATGGCAGGAGGTTTTTTAATGGCGAATGTAATTCTGCCAGTCATCCTTTCACTTTAA
- a CDS encoding beta-mannosidase yields the protein MKKILLFTFFFTQILINAQFSERNLSLEKWNFKNAKENNWLTASVPGTVHLDLMKNNIIPDPFKDENEKKVQWIENENWDYQSQFTVSGKELENQNIDLVFEGLDTFSDIYLNGKLIQTTDNMFRKWTVPVKNYLKKGENILQVKFRSAVKTGNELAAKVPFTMPESPRSFVRKAQYQFGWDWGPRLVTAGIWKNVKLEFWNHAKINNIQYETLDLGEKQAVLVWKAEIFSENDEYDKTIIFLNEKSVSVLLKKGINFIEIPYKIFNPELWQPNGMGKPKLYDFEISVKRGIDILDKKTERIGLRTIELVQGKDEKGKSFYFKVNGKPMYAKGTNWIPGDSFSPRMSKEKYQKLIKDCKEANMNMIRVWGGGIYEDDEFYKACDENGILVWQDFMFAGSFYPADEKFQKNVKLEVRDQIERIQNHPSLALWCGNNEIDEAIVNWGYQKQFKYSKEDSLQVWKDYKTIFHEIIPNTIQKYASRDKQIYWESSPSIGWGHKESLTEGDSHYWGVWWGEQPFEIYNEKVPRFASEYGFQGMPTLETTKSMFSGKPELNLQNGIIKAHEKHSRGWEIIENYMKRDYNIPKDFVKYNYISQLLQARGMQIAIEAHRRAKPYNMGTLYWQLNDCWPVVSWSSIDYLGNWKALHYQVKRSFENQVILPQEKDEILDFYVINDGLKTFENVSLDFDILKFSGEKKGSGAAAETRTLESNGVLNFDSFSLEEIIGNADRNEIFLHVMLRDEKNEKVIAETNYFFAKPKDLKLPKPNLTIRKISPTEIEIFTDVLAKDVYLIGDTHFSDNFFDLLPKTSKRIILSKPIEGIKVMSLWDAKN from the coding sequence ATGAAAAAAATTTTACTTTTCACATTCTTTTTCACACAAATTTTAATCAACGCTCAGTTTTCAGAGCGTAATTTATCCTTAGAAAAATGGAACTTTAAAAATGCTAAAGAAAATAACTGGCTCACAGCCTCCGTGCCGGGAACAGTACATTTGGATTTGATGAAAAATAATATCATTCCGGATCCTTTCAAAGATGAAAATGAAAAAAAAGTGCAGTGGATAGAAAATGAAAACTGGGATTATCAGTCTCAATTTACCGTTTCGGGAAAAGAACTGGAAAATCAGAATATAGATCTGGTTTTTGAGGGACTTGATACTTTCTCCGATATTTATTTGAACGGAAAATTGATTCAGACGACAGATAATATGTTCAGAAAATGGACAGTTCCTGTAAAGAATTATTTAAAAAAAGGAGAAAATATTTTACAGGTTAAATTCAGATCTGCAGTGAAAACAGGAAATGAACTGGCTGCAAAAGTACCATTTACTATGCCTGAATCTCCCAGAAGTTTTGTAAGAAAAGCACAATACCAGTTTGGCTGGGACTGGGGACCAAGACTCGTCACTGCCGGAATCTGGAAAAATGTAAAGCTGGAATTCTGGAATCATGCGAAAATTAACAATATTCAGTACGAAACGCTTGATCTAGGAGAGAAACAAGCTGTTTTGGTATGGAAAGCCGAAATTTTTTCCGAAAATGATGAGTATGATAAAACCATTATTTTTTTAAATGAAAAATCAGTTTCCGTGCTTCTGAAAAAAGGAATAAATTTTATTGAAATTCCCTATAAGATTTTTAATCCGGAACTTTGGCAGCCGAACGGAATGGGAAAGCCGAAATTGTATGATTTTGAAATTTCTGTCAAAAGAGGAATTGATATTTTAGATAAAAAAACTGAGCGCATTGGCTTAAGAACCATAGAATTAGTTCAGGGAAAAGATGAAAAAGGAAAATCTTTTTATTTCAAAGTGAATGGAAAACCCATGTACGCCAAAGGAACCAACTGGATTCCCGGAGACAGCTTTTCACCAAGAATGAGCAAAGAAAAATATCAAAAACTCATCAAAGACTGTAAAGAAGCCAATATGAACATGATCCGGGTCTGGGGCGGCGGAATTTACGAAGACGACGAATTCTATAAAGCCTGTGATGAAAACGGAATTTTAGTCTGGCAGGATTTTATGTTTGCGGGAAGCTTTTATCCGGCAGATGAAAAATTTCAGAAAAATGTGAAACTGGAAGTGAGAGACCAGATAGAAAGGATTCAAAATCATCCTTCCCTGGCTTTATGGTGCGGAAATAATGAAATCGATGAAGCGATAGTCAACTGGGGATATCAGAAGCAGTTTAAATATTCCAAAGAAGATTCTCTTCAGGTATGGAAAGATTATAAGACCATTTTCCATGAAATAATTCCCAATACTATTCAAAAATATGCGTCACGGGATAAGCAGATTTACTGGGAAAGTTCGCCTTCTATAGGATGGGGACATAAAGAAAGTTTAACAGAGGGGGATTCTCATTACTGGGGCGTCTGGTGGGGTGAACAGCCGTTTGAAATATATAATGAAAAAGTTCCCCGTTTTGCTTCTGAGTATGGTTTTCAGGGAATGCCGACACTGGAAACTACAAAATCCATGTTTTCAGGAAAACCAGAGTTAAATTTGCAAAATGGAATTATCAAAGCGCACGAAAAACATTCCAGAGGGTGGGAGATTATCGAAAATTATATGAAACGGGATTATAACATTCCGAAAGACTTTGTGAAATACAACTATATTTCCCAGTTGCTTCAGGCCCGCGGAATGCAGATTGCTATTGAAGCACACCGCCGTGCAAAACCATACAATATGGGAACGTTGTACTGGCAGCTGAACGATTGCTGGCCGGTGGTTTCCTGGTCATCAATTGATTATCTGGGAAACTGGAAAGCACTGCATTACCAGGTGAAAAGAAGTTTTGAAAACCAGGTGATTTTACCGCAGGAAAAAGATGAAATTTTAGACTTTTATGTTATTAATGACGGATTGAAAACGTTTGAAAATGTATCTTTAGATTTTGATATTCTAAAATTTAGCGGTGAGAAAAAAGGTTCAGGTGCAGCGGCAGAGACCAGAACTTTAGAATCAAACGGAGTGCTGAATTTTGATTCTTTTTCGTTGGAAGAAATCATAGGAAATGCAGACAGAAATGAAATTTTTTTACATGTAATGTTAAGGGATGAAAAAAATGAAAAAGTAATTGCAGAAACCAACTATTTCTTTGCAAAACCAAAAGATCTAAAACTACCAAAACCCAATCTGACCATCAGGAAAATCTCTCCCACGGAAATTGAAATTTTTACGGATGTGCTTGCTAAAGATGTCTATTTGATTGGGGATACCCATTTCAGCGATAACTTTTTTGATCTGCTTCCAAAAACCTCAAAGAGAATTATCCTTTCAAAACCAATTGAAGGCATTAAGGTCATGAGCCTTTGGGATGCAAAGAATTAG
- a CDS encoding DUF6691 family protein has translation MKKEQDIRHQDSICTNESHLKHQLYHNLKYLVVGILFGIVFVKAEVISWFRIQEMFRLQSFHMYGIIGSAVVTAMISVFIIKKLNIKTIYGEKISIAPKKFNKGQIYGGLIFGFGWAITGACPGPLFAQIGTGTLAIVVTLISAIFGTWVYGYFREKLPH, from the coding sequence ATGAAAAAAGAACAAGATATACGGCATCAGGACAGTATCTGTACCAACGAAAGTCACCTTAAACATCAATTGTATCACAATTTAAAATATCTCGTAGTGGGAATTCTCTTTGGAATTGTATTTGTGAAGGCGGAAGTCATCAGCTGGTTCAGGATTCAGGAAATGTTTCGTCTGCAATCTTTTCACATGTACGGAATTATAGGAAGTGCTGTTGTAACTGCAATGATTTCAGTATTTATTATTAAAAAATTAAATATCAAAACCATTTATGGCGAAAAAATTTCCATTGCTCCAAAGAAATTCAATAAAGGCCAAATTTATGGCGGATTGATCTTCGGATTTGGATGGGCCATAACGGGTGCGTGTCCCGGTCCGCTTTTCGCTCAGATCGGAACCGGAACTTTGGCGATTGTTGTTACTTTAATCAGCGCCATTTTCGGAACCTGGGTTTATGGATATTTCAGAGAAAAGTTACCTCATTAA